One segment of Nothobranchius furzeri strain GRZ-AD chromosome 13, NfurGRZ-RIMD1, whole genome shotgun sequence DNA contains the following:
- the dmac2 gene encoding distal membrane-arm assembly complex protein 2 — translation MFALCVHRCYQRSARLLVARRQKSSGPVSSPLLSRLLRFLTQHFYDVEMFLNWRSQQGRNRLQKKNVFYAYTHTLYGPDIASAHYILCLGGGFRFVGHSDWFRANKRGKFSWDFLNHKDTPLEEVDLSHTVTNYSGLFNLEHQHHLRTLKLQGCPEVDDWFLAKLHVLQDSLEELDISHCPLITTGGLATLKNLKRLKHLNVSSLPRLQNPGLVIILLEEMLPHCQIIADGYGHRLRPADKVCVEEERVQGQQQ, via the exons ATGTTCGCTTTG TGTGTTCACAGATGTTACCAGCGCTCTGCTCGACTCCTTGTTGCTAGGCGACAGAAGAGCTCCGGCCCAGTGtcgtctcctctcctctccaggcTCCTGCGCTTCCTCACGCAGCACTTCTATGATGTAGAGATGTTCCTGAACTGGAGGTCTCAGCAGGGTCGGAACCGGCTCCAGAAGAAGAATGT CTTCTACGCCTACACCCATACGCTTTATGGgcctgatatagcctctgctcatTACATTTTGTGTCTGGGGGGAGGATTTAG GTTTGTGGGACACTCGGATTGGTTCCGCGCTAACAAGAGAGGGAAGTTCAGCTGGGATTTTTTGAATCACAAAGACACGCCTCTAGAGGAAGTAGACCTGAGCCACACTGTCACCAACTACAGCGGACTGTTTAATTTGG AGCATCAGCACCATTTACGGACACTAAAGCTTCAGGGCTGTCCTGAGGTGGACGACTGGTTCCTGGCTAAACTCCATGTATTGCAGGACTCTCTGGAGGAGCTGGAtatctctcactgtccactcatcACTACAGGCGGCCTGGCAACACTTAAAAATCTCAA GAGACTGAAGCACCTGAACGTGTCATCCCTCCCGAGGCTTCAGAATCCCGGGCTGGTGATCATCTTGCTGGAGGAGATGCTGCCACACTGTCAGATCATAGCTGATGGTTATGGCCACAGACTGAGACCTGCTGATaaggtgtgtgtggaggaggagcGTGTACAGGGGCAGCAGCAGTAG